CCTTCTTTGCTATCCGCTGATTTCAGCCGCCTGGGCGAAGAAATTCAAGCGGTCCAGGACGCGGGCGCGGACTGGCTGCACATAGATGTTATGGACGGTCACTTCGTACCGAACATCACCATAGGACCCATGATTGTCGCGGCTGCAAAGAAAGTGGCCAGGGTCCCTCTCGATGTGCACCTCATGATTGCCGATCCGGACTACTACGTCGAAGCCTTCCATGAGGCGGGCGCGGACGTCCTGACGGTCCATCCCGAGGCGACTCATCATCTGCACAGAACCCTTACACGAATCAGAGAACTGGGAATGAAGTCGGGAGCGGCTTTGAATCCCTCCACAGGGTTGGAATCCGTAAAACACGTGCTTGCCGAACTTGACGTAATCATGCTTATGACGGTGAATCCCGGGTTCGGCGGGCAATCCTTCATCCCTACCATGCTGCCCAAGGTGAGGGCTTGCAGAGAGATGATAGATTCTTCCGGGTATCAGATACTCCTCGAAGTAGATGGAGGTGTAAGCCCTAAAACAGCGCCTGCCCTCGCACGCGACGGAGCCGATGTGTTCGTTGCCGGCAGCGCGGTTTTTGGGAACCCTCCTTATCGTGCGATCATTGGCCAGCTGCGCGATGCAGGGTCTCTTTGAAGGCAACTCGTCTCATAAAGAGCAGCTTGGGCCATGCAGGAATCTGCGGCCAAAATGTAAGCCCGGCCGTATACCTTCTAAAGGAAGCTCGGCTTGCCGTTTCTAACAGAAAAAGCTTGCCGCCGGGCAAGGCGACCCCCGACAATGCAACCGAATCGTCGGTATCTTGACAGAGAGAGATCATATAGGTTGACCATGAAAAAAACCTACCGAATATTTCGCATCCTGTTACTCCTTGTGACCGTTCTCCTTTTGGTCGCGACCCCTTCATTAGCCGCCAAGAACAAGGACTCAAAGCCCAAGGATGTGAACACCGACCCAAAGGGAATTGAACTTCCTGACCTGGAAAAGGACCCGGGGTTCTTTTTCCTCCTGGCGGAGCAGGCGGAGGCCGCCGGTGATACGGAAGCGGTTTTGACCTATTTTCGAAAAGCAATAGCCCTTGATCCCACTTCCGCCTACTTACACACTCGCGTCGCTACGATGTTGGCCCACAACCGGAAAATGGCCGAAGCTCTCATAATGGCCCAAAATGCCACCGTCTTCGACCCGAACTACGAAGAAGCTTACACGCTTCTAGGGAAAATCTACACCGTCGCCGGCGACCGATGGCGGGCCATTGAAGCTTACAATCGGGCATTGGAACTCAAACCTGAGGAAAAAGACCTTTACGTGTACCTTGGTTCCTTGCAGGCTTCCCATAAGCTGCTTCAAGACGCGGAAAAGACCTTCCTGAAAATGATTAAGCAGTTTCCCGACGAGAGAGAGGGCTATTTCTATCTCGGGAAGGTCTACATCGACGAAAACCAGTTCGACAGGGCCACAGAGACTTTCAAAGAGCTTTTGGAAAAGCGCCCGGACAGCGGGGCACAGGTTCATCTTGAATTGGGCGGAATCTATTTCGCCCAGAAGCAGTATCCCGAGGCTGAGGAACACTTCAGGGAGGCGATAAAGCTGGACCCTGTCAATATCACAGCCCGGCTCAACCTTGCCCAAACCTTGGCCAATCAGAAGAAGTTCGATGAGTCCTATCAGGTATTCGAAGAACTCTCCAAACTGGCGCCGTCTGATATGAGGATCCAGATCAAAATGGCCCTGATTCTGGAAGAGCAAAAGCAGCACGACAAAGCCATGGAGATCTTGGACAAGATCATCGAAAACAAGCCCGGATGGGACCAGGCCCGCTTCCATCGGGGAAGGGTGCTCAAGGAACAGGGTAAAATCGAGGAAGCTGAAAAAGAGCTTATTCAGATTCGGAAGGGCCAGCCGACCTTCCTCAATTCGAGGATAATGCTGTCGCTCATGTTCCTTAAAGGGAAAGAACTGGGGAAATCGCTTCGATTCATAGAAGAGGCCATTGACCCCGAAGTCAAAGAGGTGGACCTGCTGCACATCAAGGGCTCGATCCTCGAAGAGCTTAATCGATATGAGGAGGCATTGAACTCGTACGAAAAGGCGCTTGAGTTGGATCCCAAAAACGTCAAGATACTTTACTCTTTGGGCAATGTTCTGGAAAAGAGCGGTCGTCGAAGCCGCGGCCTGGAAGAAATGGAAAAAATACTGGTTGAAAACCCTGACGACGCCAGCGCCATGAACTTCATCGGTTACACCATGGCTTCATCGGGGAAGGATATGGATAGAGCGGAAAAGCTGATCCGAAAGGCTGTAGAGCTTAAACCGGACGACGGCTATATCATGGATTCTTTGTCGTGGGTTCTCTTTAAGAAAGGCCAACTCGACGAAGCCCTTCAACACGTGGAAAAGGCCTCGGAAAAGGTGAAGGGGGACCCGGTGATCGCGGAGCATCTTGGCGACATTCTGGCCGCAAAGGACCGTAAGTCGGATGCGGCGGAAGCATACCGCAAATCTCTACAGGCCAACCCGGACAACGTCTTGGTCAAGGAAAAGCTAGAAAAATTAGAGAAAGAACTCCCTGAACAACCGAAGTGAGGATCTGTCTCCCCTCCTGTCT
This region of Desulfomonile tiedjei genomic DNA includes:
- a CDS encoding ribulose-phosphate 3-epimerase — protein: MSARKILVSPSLLSADFSRLGEEIQAVQDAGADWLHIDVMDGHFVPNITIGPMIVAAAKKVARVPLDVHLMIADPDYYVEAFHEAGADVLTVHPEATHHLHRTLTRIRELGMKSGAALNPSTGLESVKHVLAELDVIMLMTVNPGFGGQSFIPTMLPKVRACREMIDSSGYQILLEVDGGVSPKTAPALARDGADVFVAGSAVFGNPPYRAIIGQLRDAGSL
- a CDS encoding tetratricopeptide repeat protein gives rise to the protein MKKTYRIFRILLLLVTVLLLVATPSLAAKNKDSKPKDVNTDPKGIELPDLEKDPGFFFLLAEQAEAAGDTEAVLTYFRKAIALDPTSAYLHTRVATMLAHNRKMAEALIMAQNATVFDPNYEEAYTLLGKIYTVAGDRWRAIEAYNRALELKPEEKDLYVYLGSLQASHKLLQDAEKTFLKMIKQFPDEREGYFYLGKVYIDENQFDRATETFKELLEKRPDSGAQVHLELGGIYFAQKQYPEAEEHFREAIKLDPVNITARLNLAQTLANQKKFDESYQVFEELSKLAPSDMRIQIKMALILEEQKQHDKAMEILDKIIENKPGWDQARFHRGRVLKEQGKIEEAEKELIQIRKGQPTFLNSRIMLSLMFLKGKELGKSLRFIEEAIDPEVKEVDLLHIKGSILEELNRYEEALNSYEKALELDPKNVKILYSLGNVLEKSGRRSRGLEEMEKILVENPDDASAMNFIGYTMASSGKDMDRAEKLIRKAVELKPDDGYIMDSLSWVLFKKGQLDEALQHVEKASEKVKGDPVIAEHLGDILAAKDRKSDAAEAYRKSLQANPDNVLVKEKLEKLEKELPEQPK